The DNA region GTCCCCCGGTTGACGAACTTTGTGATGGGGCTCACGCTCACCAGCGTGTTCAACGAGAAGGTTCTCGGCATCGCGGGCGAACGCGAGTTCCCCGAGTTCGCCACCGAGACCTTCCGGGAGTGGTGGCGAGCACGGGGTGGCCACGAGGTCTCGAGAGAGCGCGCCGAGGCGGCCCGCGATCGTCGCGGTGAGTCCGGTGCTGATAAGAAAATCGCCTACTTCCACGGCTGCTACTCGAACTACAACACGCCCGAGGTCGGCAAGGCCCTCGTGCGGGTGTACGAACACTTCGGCTACGAAGTAGTGGTGCCAGAGCAGCGCTGTTCGGGGACGCCGATGTTCGCGAACGGCATGCTCGACGACGCCCGCCGGGCCGCCGACACCAACGTCCCTGAACTCGCGGCCGCCATCGAAGACGGCGCCGACGTGATCGCCTCCTGCACCTCGTGTTCGATGTCGCTTCGCCAGGAGTACCCCGAACTGTTCGACATCGACGGCGTCGACGACGTCTCGAGCAACACCTGGGAGGGCCTCGAGTACCTCCGCGTCCACGAGGATCTCGAGGGCGAACTCGCAGGGACGCGTGCCGACGTGCCGAACCTGGCCTACCACACTCCCTGTCACGCCCGCAATCAGGGACTGGACGGACAGGCCATCGAGGTGCTGACGACCATCGACGGCGTCGAGGCCCAGGACGTGGGCGAGTCCTGTTCTGGAATTTCGGGCACCTACGGCTGGAAGGAAGAGCACTACGAGACCTCGATGCAGATCGGCGAGGAGATGTTCGAGCACATGGAACGCGCCGACGGCGACACCGGTCTCACCGAGTGTCCGACCTGCGCAATGCAGATGGAACACGGGACGGGCTACGAGATCAAACACCCACTCGAGGTGCTCGAGGCGGCACTCGTTCCGGACTCTCCGGAAACCGCGCGTGCGACGACGGATGGCGGCGTCGACGAGGTGGGCGAGGCGGGCCGTCGAGACGAGGTACGCGGATCGGATCGCGAAGGCGGAACGGACGAAGCGGACCGCGAAGACAGGACGGACGAAGCGGACCACGAAGATAGGACGGGCAGACCGGACCGCGAAGGCCAGAACGAGCCGTCCGGAGCGAACTGATGGACCTCGCGGAACGAATCGCCCGTCGGCGAACCGCCCAGCCGCATTCGGGGTTCGTCCTCGACCGGGAGGTGCTGAGCCCTACTGTCCACCGCAGTGAGCCCGTCGGCCGCGGTTCGACCCTCGAGGCGCTCCTCGACGCCGTCGAACCCGCTTTCAGCAACTCTCTGCCGGAACCGTTCGCGGTCGTCGGGCCCGCCGGATCCGGAACGTCGGCCGTGATCACCGCGCTCTTCGCCGCGCTGACGGCGGAGCTGGGCGACTCGACTCGAGCGATCGGGACGACGACGCGCGCCGGCAGCGACCGGCGGGCGATCCGGTTCGTCTACGTCGACGCCCGCCGAACGACCAG from Natronosalvus rutilus includes:
- a CDS encoding anaerobic glycerol-3-phosphate dehydrogenase subunit C, whose protein sequence is MSDAERPTDDHVPGDDEFDPIEVFPEADEMDLRPGADNCYKCSTCDTNCPVAEVDDEFPGPKFQGPEQWRLKRQSDQDVDASIMKCSNCMRCDHACPSEVPLSQMHNSARGEYVEERMSKRSLEYWRNRLLSNYRLMAHLGSKVPRLTNFVMGLTLTSVFNEKVLGIAGEREFPEFATETFREWWRARGGHEVSRERAEAARDRRGESGADKKIAYFHGCYSNYNTPEVGKALVRVYEHFGYEVVVPEQRCSGTPMFANGMLDDARRAADTNVPELAAAIEDGADVIASCTSCSMSLRQEYPELFDIDGVDDVSSNTWEGLEYLRVHEDLEGELAGTRADVPNLAYHTPCHARNQGLDGQAIEVLTTIDGVEAQDVGESCSGISGTYGWKEEHYETSMQIGEEMFEHMERADGDTGLTECPTCAMQMEHGTGYEIKHPLEVLEAALVPDSPETARATTDGGVDEVGEAGRRDEVRGSDREGGTDEADREDRTDEADHEDRTGRPDREGQNEPSGAN